The Streptomyces phaeolivaceus genome has a window encoding:
- a CDS encoding MurR/RpiR family transcriptional regulator produces the protein MSDDVKEIFAPASTPPGSPGPPAPPAPAALAAKVRTLAPSMTRSMQRVAEAVASDPAACAALTVTGLAELTGTSEATVVRTARILGYPGYRDLRLALAGLAAHQQSGRAPSVTADIAVDDPLPDVVAKLAYDEQQTLADTAAGLDMAQLGAAVAALAGARRIDIYGVGASGLVAQDLTQKLLRIGLIAHAHSDPHLAVTNAVQLRAKDVAIAITHSGSTGDVIEPLRVAFDHGATTIAITGRPDGPVSQYADHVLTTSTARESELRPAAMSSRTSQLLVVDCLFIGVAQRTYESAAPALSASYEALAHRHRIGGPSR, from the coding sequence GTGAGCGATGACGTGAAGGAAATTTTCGCACCGGCGTCCACGCCACCAGGATCGCCGGGGCCACCGGCACCCCCCGCCCCCGCCGCCCTCGCGGCGAAGGTGCGGACGCTGGCACCCTCCATGACCCGCTCGATGCAGCGCGTCGCGGAGGCCGTGGCGAGCGACCCGGCGGCCTGTGCCGCGCTCACCGTCACCGGACTCGCCGAGCTGACCGGCACCAGCGAGGCCACGGTCGTCCGCACGGCCCGCATCCTCGGTTACCCCGGGTATCGCGATCTGCGGCTCGCCCTCGCCGGTCTCGCCGCCCATCAGCAGTCGGGCCGCGCGCCGTCGGTCACGGCCGACATCGCGGTCGACGACCCGCTGCCCGACGTGGTCGCCAAGCTCGCGTACGACGAGCAGCAGACCCTCGCGGACACGGCGGCCGGGCTGGACATGGCCCAGCTCGGCGCGGCGGTCGCCGCGCTCGCCGGGGCCCGCCGCATAGACATCTACGGCGTCGGGGCGTCCGGGCTGGTCGCCCAGGACCTCACCCAGAAGCTGCTGCGCATAGGGCTGATAGCCCACGCCCACAGCGACCCGCACCTCGCCGTCACCAACGCCGTGCAGCTGCGCGCGAAGGACGTGGCGATAGCGATCACCCACTCCGGCTCGACGGGCGACGTCATCGAGCCGCTGCGGGTGGCCTTCGACCACGGGGCCACGACGATCGCGATCACCGGACGGCCGGACGGACCGGTGTCCCAGTACGCCGACCACGTCCTGACCACGTCCACCGCGCGCGAGAGCGAGCTGCGGCCGGCCGCGATGTCGTCCCGGACGAGCCAGCTGCTGGTGGTGGACTGCCTGTTCATCGGGGTCGCGCAACGGACGTACGAGTCGGCGGCACCGGCCCTGTCCGCGTCGTACGAGGCGCTGGCACACCGGCATCGGATCGGCGGGCCGTCGCGGTAG
- a CDS encoding SGNH/GDSL hydrolase family protein, with protein MKRKLMRRLTSAVAAALMTFAGLGAAGAAPAQAAAPTAEYVALGDSYASGVGAGSYDPASGDCKRSTKNYPHLWAAANPEYKLKDVTCSGAKIPDVRANQLSALKPTTNLVTLTVGGNDAQFAPVVEGCLTKDDSYCETGTIWASYYARNQMVNELSSLYKDIKARSPKALILVFGYPQAISTTGTCAPIELSARKRTAMNGFADALAEGTKKATVDASVYFVDMRKQFAGHGACGTAPWIHGVNLAESAATFHPNAAGQEQGYAAKFLATWG; from the coding sequence GTGAAGAGGAAACTCATGCGCAGATTAACGTCGGCTGTCGCCGCCGCTCTGATGACGTTCGCGGGACTGGGCGCGGCGGGCGCCGCCCCGGCCCAGGCGGCGGCGCCGACAGCCGAGTACGTCGCGCTCGGCGACTCGTACGCCTCCGGTGTCGGCGCCGGCTCGTACGACCCGGCGAGCGGTGACTGCAAGCGGAGCACGAAGAACTACCCGCACCTGTGGGCGGCGGCCAACCCCGAGTACAAGCTGAAGGACGTCACCTGCAGCGGGGCGAAGATCCCCGACGTACGGGCCAACCAGCTGTCCGCGCTGAAGCCGACGACGAATCTCGTCACCCTCACGGTCGGCGGGAACGACGCCCAGTTCGCCCCGGTGGTCGAGGGCTGCCTCACCAAGGACGACAGCTACTGCGAGACCGGCACCATCTGGGCGTCGTACTACGCCAGGAACCAGATGGTGAACGAACTCAGCAGCCTGTACAAGGACATCAAGGCCCGTTCCCCGAAGGCGCTGATCCTGGTCTTCGGCTATCCGCAGGCGATCTCCACGACCGGTACGTGCGCCCCGATCGAACTCAGCGCCCGCAAGCGCACCGCGATGAACGGCTTCGCCGACGCGCTCGCCGAGGGCACCAAGAAGGCCACGGTCGACGCGAGCGTCTACTTCGTCGACATGCGCAAGCAGTTCGCCGGCCACGGCGCCTGCGGCACCGCCCCGTGGATCCACGGCGTCAACCTGGCCGAGAGCGCCGCGACCTTCCACCCCAACGCGGCGGGCCAGGAGCAGGGCTACGCGGCGAAGTTCCTCGCCACCTGGGGCTGA
- a CDS encoding eCIS core domain-containing protein produces the protein MSLARKKDVMTVKGKIPQQPRVAPSSPGTTVQRMLALQSTAGNRAAAEMVRRGGLPEAQAPHQHGPACGHRERAAVQRCATDVTVARAEDEHEHAHDTGPEGQSALLAAAMKSPSAALPASVVAKAGAFYQNDALASTRVHQDVVAQRATEAMGAAAMTVGNHIFLSAGAAASEELIGHELSHVDKNLKGVPETGHNNGAGVTVTNPRQNSERDAERDGHAYAAGQRTAPSLVASQTGANASAGPVQRMLEEGQSSEEGRRIALQDGPSELSGEDHVASLPEDSDQEVILQRGITPTQRKAMVKEVIRGSFISLSKMTAKPDEDATKPDPEHVRGYVNQDKDNPEVAKLIEFSTKSHIATGFAGEASFGIVLTIKIKRKFLAKGATGNESGWIARQGAPYDIVGIERKDQGVDKLTPLTEGEFREVVKKEEMAEFLLKMQDPADKAQHMSAIEPSKKMAEVQKLFAYNKAVYGP, from the coding sequence ATGAGCCTGGCCCGGAAAAAGGACGTCATGACGGTGAAGGGGAAGATACCCCAACAGCCGCGTGTGGCTCCCTCCTCCCCCGGAACGACCGTGCAACGGATGCTCGCCCTCCAGAGCACCGCCGGGAACAGGGCCGCGGCCGAGATGGTGCGGCGTGGCGGGCTGCCGGAGGCGCAGGCACCCCATCAGCACGGTCCGGCGTGCGGGCACCGGGAGCGGGCGGCGGTGCAGCGCTGCGCGACCGATGTCACCGTGGCGCGGGCCGAGGATGAGCACGAGCACGCTCACGACACCGGGCCGGAGGGGCAGAGCGCGTTGTTGGCCGCCGCCATGAAGTCGCCGAGCGCGGCGCTGCCCGCGTCGGTCGTGGCGAAGGCCGGGGCGTTCTACCAGAACGACGCCCTCGCCTCCACGCGCGTCCACCAGGACGTGGTGGCCCAGCGTGCCACGGAGGCCATGGGGGCCGCGGCCATGACCGTCGGCAACCACATCTTCCTCTCCGCCGGGGCCGCCGCCAGCGAGGAGCTGATCGGCCACGAACTCAGCCACGTCGACAAGAACCTCAAGGGCGTGCCCGAGACGGGCCACAACAACGGCGCCGGAGTCACCGTCACCAACCCGCGCCAGAATTCCGAACGGGACGCCGAACGGGACGGTCACGCCTACGCCGCCGGTCAACGGACCGCCCCGTCCCTCGTCGCGTCGCAGACGGGGGCGAACGCCTCCGCCGGGCCCGTGCAGCGGATGCTGGAGGAAGGACAGTCGTCGGAGGAGGGGCGACGGATCGCCCTCCAGGACGGTCCGTCGGAACTCAGCGGTGAGGACCACGTCGCGTCGCTGCCCGAGGACAGCGATCAAGAAGTGATCCTCCAGCGCGGCATCACGCCCACGCAGCGGAAGGCCATGGTGAAGGAGGTCATCCGCGGCTCCTTCATCAGCCTTTCGAAGATGACGGCGAAGCCCGACGAAGATGCCACGAAGCCCGACCCCGAACATGTCCGGGGATACGTGAACCAGGATAAAGACAACCCCGAAGTCGCCAAGCTCATCGAGTTCTCGACGAAGTCCCATATCGCCACCGGGTTCGCCGGGGAGGCCTCCTTCGGCATCGTGCTCACCATCAAGATCAAGAGGAAGTTCCTGGCGAAGGGCGCGACCGGTAACGAGAGCGGCTGGATCGCGCGACAGGGAGCGCCCTACGACATCGTCGGGATCGAGCGGAAGGACCAGGGGGTGGACAAACTGACCCCGCTGACCGAGGGAGAGTTCCGCGAGGTGGTCAAGAAGGAGGAGATGGCCGAGTTCCTTCTCAAGATGCAGGACCCGGCAGACAAGGCGCAGCACATGAGCGCGATCGAACCTTCGAAGAAGATGGCCGAGGTGCAAAAACTTTTCGCCTACAACAAGGCGGTGTACGGGCCCTAG
- a CDS encoding GNAT family N-acetyltransferase: protein MGGEQVQESVEHCLSVLGTVLDRDWEGAKAGRLDWNCRQTAEHIASDLIAYAGQLAGRPATRWAPFEIDMAECEENADVLEVIRTTGTLLSATIAATPREVRAFHPYPFRAADREGFAAMGVAEVLLHTHDIAEGLGLPASASLPPAGPGLCETVLARLFPHVRPGDDPWATLLWATGRGELPGRPPVTEWRWNNPLHIETGRLVLQGVHPAAAADLAEGGTGGFEWIAGGPVEGTRVGAGLVFQAYEAGVHRPEWGMFVLVRKEDGLAVGALGHHGVPDEEGRAEVGYDLVEGARGHGYMTEALGALADWARERARERGDVRSLFAVVDKTNSPSQGVVSRAGFTKVSEDRGDGEHGEHGEQFAYELRL from the coding sequence ATGGGTGGGGAACAGGTACAGGAGTCCGTCGAGCACTGTCTCTCCGTGCTGGGGACGGTGCTGGACCGCGACTGGGAGGGCGCCAAGGCCGGCCGGCTGGACTGGAACTGCCGACAGACCGCCGAGCACATCGCGTCGGACCTGATCGCCTACGCGGGACAGCTGGCGGGACGGCCCGCGACCCGCTGGGCGCCGTTCGAGATCGACATGGCGGAGTGCGAGGAGAACGCCGACGTCCTGGAGGTGATCCGGACGACGGGCACCCTGCTCTCCGCCACGATCGCCGCGACCCCGCGCGAGGTCCGCGCCTTCCACCCGTATCCGTTCCGCGCGGCCGACCGCGAGGGCTTCGCGGCGATGGGTGTCGCCGAGGTGCTGCTGCACACCCACGACATCGCCGAGGGCCTCGGGCTCCCCGCGTCCGCCTCCCTGCCGCCCGCCGGACCCGGACTGTGCGAGACCGTACTCGCGCGCCTGTTCCCGCACGTCAGGCCCGGTGACGACCCCTGGGCGACGCTGCTGTGGGCCACCGGCCGGGGCGAGCTGCCGGGCCGCCCGCCGGTCACGGAGTGGCGGTGGAACAACCCGCTGCACATCGAGACCGGGCGGCTCGTCCTGCAAGGCGTCCACCCCGCCGCCGCGGCCGATCTCGCCGAGGGCGGCACCGGCGGCTTCGAGTGGATCGCGGGCGGCCCGGTGGAGGGGACCCGGGTCGGCGCGGGCCTGGTGTTCCAGGCGTACGAGGCGGGGGTGCACCGGCCGGAGTGGGGCATGTTCGTGCTGGTGCGCAAGGAGGACGGGCTGGCCGTCGGCGCGCTCGGCCATCACGGCGTCCCGGACGAGGAGGGCCGTGCCGAGGTCGGCTACGACCTGGTCGAGGGGGCGCGCGGGCACGGTTACATGACCGAGGCGCTGGGCGCGCTGGCCGACTGGGCGCGGGAGCGGGCCCGGGAACGAGGTGACGTACGGTCGCTGTTCGCGGTCGTCGACAAGACCAACTCCCCTTCGCAGGGCGTGGTCTCACGGGCCGGATTCACCAAGGTCAGCGAGGACCGGGGCGACGGGGAACACGGGGAACACGGGGAGCAGTTCGCGTACGAACTCCGGCTGTGA
- a CDS encoding helix-turn-helix domain-containing protein → MPGPKDLDPSSSPRALLGAELRHAREKAGLSQEELGQRLFVSGSFVGQLEAAVRRMQPEIARLIDVALDTDDFFSRNCLAMAKSRYPEHFAAAAEAEADATAIREYAPTLIPGLVQTPAYARAVNRGFAPTAPEATIDEWVDGRVARTRLLDDPTKPLLWVVLDEAALRRETGGRAVMAEALNHVADLARRNRVIMQVLPFSAGAHTAMEGALKLMDFDEAPPLVYFEGVRVGRLEDDPALVAQLKLTFELLAAAALPPEKSLALVDKLAQDYTHEEHL, encoded by the coding sequence ATGCCCGGACCGAAGGATCTGGACCCGTCGTCATCACCCCGAGCGCTCCTGGGAGCGGAGCTGCGCCACGCGAGAGAGAAGGCGGGGCTCAGCCAGGAGGAGTTGGGCCAGCGACTGTTTGTGAGCGGCTCGTTCGTGGGCCAGTTGGAGGCGGCGGTACGGCGTATGCAGCCCGAGATTGCCCGCCTGATCGATGTCGCCCTCGACACGGACGACTTCTTCTCGCGGAACTGCCTGGCGATGGCCAAGTCCCGCTATCCCGAGCACTTCGCAGCCGCTGCGGAGGCGGAAGCGGACGCCACTGCGATCAGGGAGTACGCGCCGACGCTGATCCCCGGCCTCGTCCAGACGCCCGCCTACGCACGAGCCGTGAACCGTGGCTTCGCCCCAACGGCACCGGAGGCGACCATTGACGAGTGGGTCGACGGCCGAGTCGCCCGCACCCGCCTGCTCGATGATCCAACAAAACCGCTGCTGTGGGTGGTCCTTGACGAAGCGGCGCTGCGCCGGGAGACCGGCGGCCGAGCCGTGATGGCCGAAGCCCTGAACCATGTCGCCGACCTGGCGCGCAGGAACCGAGTCATCATGCAGGTGCTGCCCTTCAGCGCGGGTGCCCACACGGCAATGGAGGGCGCGCTGAAGCTGATGGACTTCGACGAAGCCCCGCCGCTGGTCTACTTCGAGGGCGTCCGGGTCGGGCGGTTGGAGGACGACCCGGCCCTGGTCGCCCAGCTCAAGCTCACCTTCGAACTTCTCGCCGCCGCCGCGCTCCCGCCCGAGAAGTCCCTGGCTCTGGTCGACAAGTTGGCGCAGGATTACACCCATGAGGAGCATCTCTGA
- a CDS encoding DUF4031 domain-containing protein, which produces MTLYIDPPTWPGHGRMWSHLVSDASFDELHAFARELNIPERAFERDHYDIPSHRYVEVVRAGAVEVGSKELLRRLTGAGLRRPKRRGPPQGPTTV; this is translated from the coding sequence GTGACCCTCTACATAGACCCGCCCACCTGGCCGGGGCACGGGCGGATGTGGTCACACCTGGTCAGCGACGCGTCCTTCGACGAACTGCACGCCTTCGCGCGGGAGTTGAACATCCCCGAGCGCGCCTTCGAGCGCGACCACTACGACATCCCGTCCCACCGGTACGTCGAGGTCGTACGGGCGGGCGCCGTGGAGGTCGGCTCGAAGGAGCTGCTGCGGCGGCTGACGGGGGCGGGGCTGCGCAGACCGAAGCGGCGGGGGCCACCGCAGGGGCCCACCACGGTCTGA
- a CDS encoding SCO4225 family membrane protein, translating to MTASPSSSSRSLSRTLRRNLLNPAALGYLALVAAVGVWVGVDTLFVEHADASFAGVWLFLVTAPTSFLFAALPGGLPFVGVVLGAVIQAFVVGAAYRWAVERPMKNAHLGNA from the coding sequence ATGACTGCCTCGCCCAGTTCCTCGTCCCGCTCCCTGTCCCGGACCCTGCGCCGCAACCTGTTGAACCCCGCCGCCCTGGGCTATCTCGCCCTCGTGGCCGCCGTGGGCGTCTGGGTCGGGGTGGACACGCTGTTCGTCGAGCACGCGGACGCCAGCTTCGCGGGGGTCTGGCTCTTCCTCGTCACCGCGCCCACCTCGTTCCTGTTCGCCGCGCTTCCCGGCGGGCTGCCCTTCGTCGGGGTCGTCCTCGGGGCCGTGATCCAGGCCTTCGTGGTCGGGGCCGCGTACCGCTGGGCCGTCGAACGGCCCATGAAGAACGCCCACTTGGGCAACGCCTGA
- a CDS encoding NADH:flavin oxidoreductase — translation MTTAPTSRAAEVLSRPVTINGLTVPNRIAMAPMTRVFSPGGVPGADVASYYGRRAAAGVGLIVTEGTYVGHETAGDLDGVPRFAGEEQLAGWAKVAEAVHAGGGTIVPQLWHIGTVRQQGKLFPEAPVLGPSGLRPDGTEAAGGRAMTQADIDEVVAAFAKSAAEAERIGMDGVEIHGAHGYLIDQFLWAGTNRRTDAYGGDLVARTKFAAEVVAAVRDSVSADFPVIFRYSQWKQEAYDARLAETPEELEALLNPLVAAGVDAFHASTRRYWQAEFEGSELNLAGWTKKLTGKPTITVGSVGLDGEFLAAFAGEGATLKGIDDLLNGLEAEEFDLVAVGRALLQDPEWAAKVLDGRFDELKAFEPAALGSLS, via the coding sequence GTGACCACCGCGCCCACCTCCCGTGCCGCCGAAGTGCTGTCCCGGCCCGTCACGATCAACGGGCTGACCGTTCCGAACCGGATCGCCATGGCGCCCATGACGCGGGTGTTCTCGCCCGGTGGTGTGCCGGGGGCGGACGTGGCCTCGTACTACGGGCGACGGGCCGCCGCGGGGGTCGGCCTGATCGTGACCGAGGGGACGTACGTCGGGCACGAGACGGCCGGGGACCTGGACGGGGTGCCGCGGTTCGCCGGTGAGGAGCAGCTCGCCGGGTGGGCGAAGGTCGCGGAGGCCGTGCACGCCGGGGGCGGCACGATCGTCCCGCAGCTGTGGCACATCGGGACCGTCCGGCAGCAGGGCAAGCTCTTCCCCGAGGCCCCCGTCCTCGGCCCCTCCGGGCTGCGGCCCGACGGCACCGAGGCGGCGGGCGGCCGGGCGATGACCCAGGCCGACATCGACGAGGTCGTCGCGGCCTTCGCCAAGTCCGCCGCCGAGGCCGAGCGCATCGGCATGGACGGCGTCGAGATCCACGGCGCCCACGGCTACCTCATCGACCAGTTCCTCTGGGCGGGCACCAACCGCCGCACCGACGCCTACGGCGGTGACCTCGTCGCCCGCACCAAGTTCGCGGCGGAGGTCGTGGCGGCCGTACGGGACTCGGTGTCGGCCGACTTCCCCGTCATCTTCCGGTACTCGCAGTGGAAGCAGGAGGCGTACGACGCGCGCCTCGCCGAGACGCCCGAGGAGCTGGAGGCGCTGCTGAACCCGCTGGTGGCGGCCGGTGTCGACGCGTTCCACGCGTCCACGCGCCGCTACTGGCAGGCGGAGTTCGAGGGTTCCGAGCTGAACCTCGCGGGCTGGACGAAGAAGCTCACCGGCAAGCCCACCATCACGGTCGGCTCGGTCGGTCTGGACGGGGAGTTCCTCGCCGCGTTCGCCGGTGAGGGGGCGACGCTCAAGGGCATCGACGATCTGCTGAACGGTCTGGAGGCCGAGGAGTTCGACCTCGTCGCCGTGGGCCGCGCGCTGCTCCAGGACCCCGAGTGGGCGGCGAAGGTGCTCGACGGCCGCTTCGACGAACTGAAGGCGTTCGAGCCGGCGGCGCTGGGGTCGCTCAGCTGA
- the murQ gene encoding N-acetylmuramic acid 6-phosphate etherase, with the protein MPNTSPSTASSSATPPSPSPPSSPSPPSSPFPLSNHLSVRAELESLTTEAFRPELADIDRLPTLDIAKLMNAEDATVPTAVAVRLPQIAAAIDAIAERMGRGGRLIYAGAGTAGRLGVLDASECPPTFNTAPSQVVGLIAGGIEAMVTSIEGAEDSAELARADLDALGLTADDTVVGVSASGRTPYAVGAVEHARAAGALTVGLSCNAASALAAAADHGIEIVAGPELVTGSTRLKAGTAQKLVLNMLSTITMIRLGKTYGNLMVDVRATNDKLRARSHRIVALATGATDTEIETALTATNGQVKNAILTILSGVDASTAARLLTANEGHLRAALAAATTGSPG; encoded by the coding sequence ATGCCCAACACGTCCCCCTCCACCGCCTCCTCATCCGCCACCCCGCCCTCCCCCTCCCCTCCCTCCTCCCCCTCCCCTCCCTCCTCTCCCTTCCCCCTCTCCAACCACCTCTCCGTGCGGGCCGAGTTGGAGTCGTTGACGACGGAGGCGTTCCGCCCGGAGCTGGCCGACATCGATCGGCTGCCGACGCTGGACATCGCGAAGCTGATGAACGCCGAGGACGCGACCGTGCCGACGGCGGTCGCCGTGCGGCTGCCGCAGATCGCGGCGGCGATCGACGCGATCGCGGAGCGGATGGGCCGGGGCGGCCGGCTGATCTACGCGGGCGCGGGCACGGCCGGGCGGCTGGGGGTCCTGGACGCGTCCGAGTGCCCGCCGACGTTCAATACGGCGCCGTCACAGGTCGTGGGCCTGATCGCGGGCGGTATCGAGGCCATGGTCACCTCGATCGAGGGGGCGGAGGACTCGGCGGAGCTGGCGCGGGCCGACCTCGACGCGCTGGGGCTGACGGCCGACGACACGGTGGTGGGTGTGTCGGCGTCGGGGCGCACGCCGTACGCGGTGGGCGCGGTGGAGCACGCGCGGGCGGCCGGCGCGCTGACGGTGGGCCTGTCCTGCAACGCGGCCAGCGCGCTCGCGGCGGCGGCGGATCACGGGATCGAGATCGTCGCGGGGCCCGAACTGGTCACCGGCTCGACCCGGCTCAAGGCGGGCACGGCCCAGAAGCTGGTGCTGAACATGCTCTCGACGATCACGATGATCAGGCTGGGCAAGACGTACGGGAACCTGATGGTGGACGTGCGCGCGACCAACGACAAGCTCCGGGCGCGCTCCCACCGCATCGTCGCGCTCGCCACGGGCGCGACGGACACCGAGATCGAAACGGCCCTCACCGCCACCAACGGCCAGGTCAAGAACGCCATCCTCACTATCCTGAGCGGCGTCGACGCCTCCACGGCGGCGCGCCTGCTGACAGCGAACGAGGGCCACCTACGAGCGGCCCTGGCCGCGGCGACGACGGGTTCGCCGGGCTGA
- a CDS encoding HD domain-containing protein: MPPDPDTVDARREALRYRWLPALLSARDGACDPAPFPYADNLIERWAEPQRKYHTLDHLVAVLDRVETLEDHAADADLVRLAAWFHDAVYAPDRSENEERSARLAERALTEAGVPGARVAEVARLVRLTVTHDPADDDPNGQVLCDADLAILASEPDVYTAYAAAVREEYGFVPDDAFRAGRAAVLRQLLDLPRLFRTPHGEREWEERARENLRTELTALEGTPADG; this comes from the coding sequence ATGCCGCCCGACCCTGACACCGTCGACGCCCGCCGGGAAGCCCTCCGCTACCGGTGGCTGCCCGCGCTGCTCTCCGCACGGGACGGCGCCTGTGATCCGGCGCCGTTCCCGTACGCCGACAACCTGATCGAGCGGTGGGCCGAGCCGCAGCGGAAGTACCACACGCTCGATCATCTCGTCGCGGTGCTGGACCGCGTCGAGACGCTGGAGGACCACGCGGCCGACGCCGATCTCGTACGGCTGGCCGCGTGGTTCCACGACGCCGTGTACGCGCCGGACCGGTCGGAGAACGAGGAGCGGTCGGCGCGGCTCGCCGAGCGGGCGCTGACCGAGGCCGGGGTGCCCGGGGCGAGGGTGGCGGAGGTCGCCCGGCTGGTGCGGCTCACCGTCACCCACGACCCGGCCGACGACGACCCGAACGGCCAGGTCCTGTGCGACGCGGACCTCGCGATCCTGGCCTCCGAGCCGGACGTGTACACGGCGTACGCCGCCGCCGTACGGGAGGAGTACGGGTTCGTGCCCGACGACGCCTTCCGGGCGGGCCGGGCGGCCGTACTGCGCCAACTCCTGGACCTGCCGCGGCTGTTCAGGACACCGCACGGCGAGCGGGAGTGGGAGGAACGGGCCCGGGAGAACCTGCGGACGGAGCTGACCGCCCTGGAGGGCACACCGGCTGACGGCTGA
- a CDS encoding MFS transporter, whose protein sequence is MSSSAAPAPDDAHARFRIPLSVYVLGLAVFALGTSEFMLSGLLPPIAEDMDVSIPRAGLLISAFAIGMVIGGRVADAHLFGVLLSGITASTVFLVALALLAQYAVAAVLLSFLLGVSCFYTAPALNARLFNVAGAAPTLAGATTTAAFNLGNTGGPWIGGVVIDAGQGFAATAWAGAALTAAALGTTAVSLRLHRRTRASRLVAKFAVGDTAVSDTAVADAAVNPVRTDV, encoded by the coding sequence ATGTCCTCATCCGCCGCTCCCGCGCCCGACGACGCCCACGCCCGCTTCCGCATACCGCTCTCCGTCTACGTCCTCGGTCTCGCCGTCTTCGCGCTCGGGACCAGCGAGTTCATGCTCTCGGGGCTGCTGCCGCCCATCGCCGAGGACATGGACGTGTCCATTCCACGGGCCGGGCTGCTGATCTCGGCGTTCGCGATCGGGATGGTGATCGGGGGGCGGGTCGCGGATGCGCACCTCTTCGGCGTCCTGCTCAGCGGAATCACGGCTTCCACGGTCTTCCTGGTCGCCCTGGCACTGCTCGCGCAGTACGCCGTGGCCGCCGTCCTCCTCTCCTTCCTCCTCGGGGTGTCCTGCTTCTACACCGCCCCGGCCCTGAACGCCCGCCTCTTCAACGTCGCGGGCGCCGCCCCGACCCTGGCCGGTGCCACCACGACCGCCGCGTTCAACCTCGGCAACACCGGTGGCCCCTGGATCGGCGGGGTCGTCATCGACGCGGGCCAGGGCTTCGCCGCCACGGCCTGGGCGGGCGCCGCCCTCACCGCCGCCGCCCTCGGCACCACCGCCGTCTCGCTCCGCCTGCACCGGCGCACCCGCGCCTCCCGCCTGGTGGCCAAGTTCGCGGTGGGTGACACCGCCGTGAGTGACACCGCCGTCGCCGACGCCGCCGTAAATCCGGTACGTACGGACGTCTGA
- a CDS encoding copper homeostasis protein CutC has translation MTTRALLEVIALDAEDAVAAQAGGADRLELVADMAADGLTPSVATFVEVQAAVDIPVRVMLRLADGFAAGDVDALVRVACDMRAAGAEEFVLGFLGEGGGPDVDAVERVVAELDGRSWTFHRAIDRAADRDALRKQVADLPGLDTYLTAGSGAGVDDGLPVLLAEAARRGDPGYTQRLMIGGGLRLAHLPRLRVARVDAFHIGGAARPDGWAAPVAAEAVRAWRTALDTRVAAPR, from the coding sequence ATGACCACGCGCGCGCTTCTGGAGGTGATCGCCCTCGACGCCGAGGACGCCGTCGCCGCCCAGGCCGGAGGTGCCGACCGGCTGGAGCTGGTGGCGGATATGGCGGCGGACGGGCTCACCCCGAGCGTCGCGACGTTCGTGGAGGTGCAGGCGGCGGTCGACATCCCGGTACGGGTGATGCTGCGGCTCGCGGACGGGTTCGCGGCGGGGGACGTGGACGCGTTGGTGCGGGTGGCGTGCGATATGCGCGCGGCGGGGGCGGAGGAGTTCGTGCTCGGGTTCCTGGGGGAGGGGGGCGGGCCGGATGTGGACGCGGTGGAGCGGGTGGTGGCGGAGCTGGACGGGCGGTCGTGGACGTTCCACCGGGCGATCGACCGGGCCGCCGACCGGGACGCCTTGCGCAAGCAGGTGGCGGATCTGCCGGGGTTGGACACGTATCTGACGGCGGGGTCGGGGGCGGGGGTCGACGACGGGCTGCCGGTGCTCCTGGCGGAGGCGGCGCGGCGGGGGGACCCCGGCTACACGCAACGGCTCATGATCGGCGGTGGGTTGCGGCTGGCCCATCTGCCGCGGCTGCGGGTGGCGCGGGTGGACGCGTTCCACATCGGCGGGGCGGCCCGCCCGGACGGCTGGGCCGCGCCGGTCGCCGCGGAGGCCGTACGCGCATGGCGTACGGCCCTGGACACCCGCGTGGCCGCTCCGCGCTGA
- a CDS encoding DUF397 domain-containing protein has translation MRSISDHVLSGAIWHKSSYSGGGNGNCLEASVSHVTHIPVRDSKTPLGPKLVFRAESWSAFVEELKRR, from the coding sequence ATGAGGAGCATCTCTGACCACGTCCTGAGCGGCGCAATATGGCACAAGTCCAGCTACAGCGGCGGCGGCAACGGCAACTGCCTGGAGGCCTCCGTATCCCACGTCACCCACATCCCCGTACGCGACTCCAAAACCCCCCTCGGCCCGAAGCTCGTGTTCCGGGCCGAGTCCTGGTCCGCGTTCGTCGAAGAACTGAAGCGACGCTAG